The nucleotide window ATGTGGAGGGACCCTTGACGGCAGCGAATCTTCGCAAGGCTCACGAACGGATCGAAACGGGAAGGGCTATCGGGAAAACGGTGCTGGAAGGATTCCGCTGACGAGTGTCGCCGTCGTGCGGCGTGCTCAGCGTCGCTTCGCAATTGGCGACAACCCTTGCATGGAACCGAAGCGAGCGCTGTGGGACGCAGAGAAAGCGCCCTTGATGTGTCGGCGCAGGGTTGTGCGGTGTGCTGATGTATCGCTTCAATGCAAATCTCCTGATTGCCGCGCGCTGCTTTTCACACATTGATTGCAAAGAGAGCCCGAATCGGGTTCCGGGCTTTGACCGATTCTTATCGTTCTGCCAATAGCAACGATACATTGCCGCCGCGGAGATATGCGCATCAACATTGCGCACGTAGCATTCATGTCAGTCGTCGTCTCATTTCATTTCATTTCAGGAGATTCGTCATGGATCGTTATAAATTTCTTCCGCTGTTGGGCCGCATCCTGATCGGGGCGCCATTTGTCATGAGCGGGCTCGGCAAGCTCGGAGCGCATGCTGCGACAGTGGGCTATATTGCCGCCATGGGTCTGCCCGCGCCGTCACTTGCGTTCATTGTTGCCGTGCTGACCGAACTGGGCGGCGGCTTGCTGCTGCTTTCAGGCTATAGGGCTCGCGTCGTGTCGCTCGCGATGGCGGTGTTCTGCGTGGTCACTGCATTGTTCTTTCACCACAATTTCGCAGATCAAAATCAGATGATTCATTTTCTCAAGAACGTGATGATGGCTGGTGGTCTCCTGCAGATCACTTACTTTGGTGCCGGCGCGTTCAGCCTGGACGCGCGCTCCGGGCGGAGCGCTTCGGGCATTTCGCCTCTGAACGCGAGCTAACAAGACGGATCAGATGAGACGACCGCCTGACCGGCCGGCTCGTCTTACCTGGACCGGTCCTCGCAGCAACATGGTGCGCATTGTCGGGCGCACCTCATTTTCCACCGTGGCATTACTACAGAGATAGGAAGGAGGTCGAAATGTCGAAAGTTCTGGTTCTCTATTATTCCTCGTATGGCCATGTCGAAACACTGGCGGAAGCCGTCGCCGAAGGCGCGCGCTCGACGGGCGCTACCGTCGACGTCAAACGAGTGCCTGAGACCGCGCCGGAGGAGGTGGCCAAGGCGGCCTACTTCAAGCTTGACCAGCAAGCGCC belongs to Paraburkholderia sp. FT54 and includes:
- a CDS encoding DoxX family protein, translated to MDRYKFLPLLGRILIGAPFVMSGLGKLGAHAATVGYIAAMGLPAPSLAFIVAVLTELGGGLLLLSGYRARVVSLAMAVFCVVTALFFHHNFADQNQMIHFLKNVMMAGGLLQITYFGAGAFSLDARSGRSASGISPLNAS